The following proteins are co-located in the Planococcus plakortidis genome:
- a CDS encoding glycerophosphodiester phosphodiesterase, which yields MPEIGIYAHRGASGHALENTWHAFELAHQIQVGIELDVQMTRDGIAIVYHDDQLRRLTGLRADIQDMRYESLKLLTIRKKFRRFGRHSIPLAYEVIDWAKKKGIPLNIELKSSVAKHPDGPGIVSALLEGGGDIHLSSFDVELLAKMKHLQPHIETAWILKRAEQWSELENYQWLDYFHFHKRFHKPKWLEPIAKMDKPVRLYGVSGNERFLHALHPSVKGIITDYPARIKSLRKTIETELQH from the coding sequence ATGCCTGAAATCGGAATTTACGCGCATCGTGGCGCTTCTGGCCATGCACTTGAAAATACTTGGCATGCATTTGAGCTGGCGCATCAAATCCAAGTGGGCATCGAGTTGGATGTCCAGATGACAAGAGACGGCATTGCAATCGTTTATCACGATGACCAATTGAGACGCTTGACGGGGTTGCGGGCGGACATTCAAGATATGCGTTATGAATCATTGAAATTGCTGACGATCCGGAAAAAGTTCAGGCGTTTCGGGCGCCACTCGATCCCGTTGGCATATGAAGTCATTGACTGGGCCAAGAAGAAAGGCATCCCGTTGAATATCGAATTGAAGTCATCTGTCGCTAAGCATCCTGACGGTCCCGGCATCGTCTCGGCATTACTGGAAGGGGGAGGGGATATCCATCTTTCCTCATTTGATGTTGAGCTTCTCGCGAAGATGAAGCATTTGCAGCCGCATATCGAAACGGCGTGGATATTGAAACGCGCTGAACAGTGGAGTGAACTGGAGAATTACCAATGGCTTGATTATTTCCATTTCCATAAAAGGTTCCACAAGCCCAAATGGCTGGAACCGATCGCGAAAATGGATAAACCGGTAAGGCTTTATGGAGTATCCGGAAACGAACGGTTTCTTCACGCGCTGCACCCCTCAGTCAAGGGGATCATTACCGATTATCCTGCACGTATTAAATCATTACGGAAAACCATTGAAACGGAATTGCAGCATTAA
- a CDS encoding DUF2627 domain-containing protein — MGRFIAFIILLIPGVMAAYGIKLMRDTLFSKLLEPYPALWMQFTLGTLFTVIGIGFFAGFLLNRDRKKGNVSERFQKR; from the coding sequence ATGGGACGATTTATTGCATTTATCATTTTGCTCATTCCCGGCGTCATGGCCGCTTATGGCATCAAATTAATGCGGGATACCCTTTTCAGTAAATTGCTCGAACCGTATCCTGCGCTCTGGATGCAGTTTACCCTCGGGACGTTATTTACAGTAATCGGCATCGGCTTCTTCGCCGGGTTCCTGCTGAATCGCGACCGTAAAAAAGGCAATGTGTCTGAACGGTTCCAAAAGCGATAA
- a CDS encoding sigma-54 interaction domain-containing protein gives MQKVIIIGGGIGGSAILKLLVESGWFNVEGVADIDAAAPALREAEKFRISTSTDYRELPKAVDIVFNVTGDDDLTQRLRRFYPPRTVIIPGSVANIFVRLMDEKEHYINRLSNESHKGSIIFNSIDEGMVGIDLDNHINFINRSAARMLSVKQEEAIGRHIHELISMSELPRIIETGRTELNRELELKDGSKIVTSRFPMIDETGELIGAFAVFKDITEVVSLAEEITDLKEIQTMLQAIIQSSDDAISVVDEKGNGLLVNPAYTRITGLEMEQVIGRPASADISEGESMHFKALQTRKPVRGVNLKVGPAKREVIVNVAPIIVDNQLKGSVGVIHDTTEIRSLMKELDRARSIIRTLESKYTFDDIIGLSPEMQLSLQQAKLAAQTLVTVLLRGESGTGKELFAHAIHSASERQFNKFVRVNCAAVSSEQLDAELFGYEEGATLESRTGAKRGLLEEANNGSIFLDEIGELSPQIQSKLLRVLQEHETMRIGGTKPIPVNVRVIASTNANMEKALLDGTFREDLYYRLNRMPILIPPLRSRKQDIPRIVDRLLLKLNQEYGRNVESVSEKALQFLKMYDWPGNVRELENILSRSMIFMQMNDKVMTEDHIPLNMLKAKEAKNEVIIPASAPLQEQLETVERGILHRALEEAKGNKSKTAKQLQISLRTLYYKLEKFGLL, from the coding sequence TTGCAAAAAGTGATCATAATCGGCGGCGGAATCGGCGGGTCTGCGATTCTGAAACTGCTCGTCGAATCAGGATGGTTCAATGTCGAAGGAGTGGCGGATATCGATGCGGCAGCGCCAGCTTTACGGGAAGCCGAAAAGTTCCGGATCTCCACATCCACGGATTATCGGGAGTTGCCGAAAGCGGTCGATATCGTCTTCAATGTCACCGGCGACGACGACTTGACGCAGCGCCTGCGCCGTTTTTATCCCCCGCGAACTGTCATCATCCCGGGGAGCGTCGCCAACATCTTCGTACGTTTAATGGATGAGAAAGAACACTATATCAATAGGCTGAGCAACGAGAGCCACAAAGGATCAATCATTTTCAATTCGATCGACGAAGGCATGGTCGGCATCGATCTTGATAACCATATAAATTTCATCAACCGCAGTGCCGCGCGCATGCTTTCGGTCAAGCAGGAGGAAGCGATCGGCCGGCATATTCATGAATTGATTTCGATGAGCGAATTGCCGAGAATCATCGAGACAGGCAGGACAGAATTGAACCGTGAGCTGGAACTGAAGGACGGCTCGAAAATCGTCACGAGCCGGTTCCCGATGATCGATGAAACCGGTGAATTGATCGGTGCCTTTGCGGTATTCAAGGACATCACGGAAGTGGTTTCGCTCGCCGAGGAAATCACCGACCTGAAGGAAATCCAAACGATGCTCCAAGCAATCATCCAATCCAGCGACGATGCCATTTCCGTGGTGGACGAAAAAGGCAACGGTTTGCTCGTCAATCCGGCCTATACAAGAATTACGGGTCTTGAGATGGAACAAGTCATCGGCCGCCCGGCGTCTGCGGACATTTCGGAAGGCGAAAGCATGCACTTCAAGGCCTTGCAAACACGTAAGCCAGTGCGCGGTGTCAATTTGAAAGTCGGACCGGCCAAACGGGAAGTCATCGTCAACGTGGCGCCGATCATCGTCGATAACCAATTGAAGGGGAGCGTCGGGGTCATCCATGACACGACGGAAATCCGTTCGCTTATGAAAGAACTGGACCGTGCGAGAAGCATCATCCGGACGCTTGAATCGAAGTATACCTTCGATGACATCATCGGCTTATCGCCCGAAATGCAATTGTCACTGCAGCAAGCGAAACTCGCCGCCCAAACACTTGTAACCGTGCTGTTGCGCGGCGAGTCGGGCACGGGCAAGGAATTGTTCGCGCACGCCATCCACAGCGCCAGCGAAAGGCAGTTCAATAAATTCGTCCGGGTCAATTGTGCGGCCGTATCAAGTGAGCAATTGGATGCCGAACTGTTCGGTTACGAAGAAGGCGCCACGCTTGAAAGCCGGACCGGGGCAAAGCGGGGATTGCTGGAAGAGGCGAACAACGGCAGCATCTTTCTCGACGAAATCGGGGAATTGTCCCCTCAGATCCAAAGCAAATTGCTGCGGGTATTGCAGGAACACGAAACGATGCGGATCGGCGGGACCAAGCCGATCCCAGTCAATGTCCGTGTCATCGCCTCGACCAATGCCAATATGGAAAAGGCGCTGCTTGACGGGACCTTCAGGGAAGACCTGTATTACCGGCTGAACCGCATGCCGATATTGATTCCGCCATTGCGCAGCAGGAAACAGGACATCCCGCGCATCGTCGACCGCCTGTTGCTGAAGCTCAACCAGGAATATGGGCGCAATGTAGAAAGTGTATCGGAAAAAGCCTTGCAATTCCTGAAGATGTACGATTGGCCGGGGAATGTGCGGGAATTAGAGAACATCTTGAGTCGGTCGATGATTTTTATGCAAATGAACGATAAAGTCATGACGGAAGACCATATCCCCTTGAATATGCTGAAAGCGAAAGAAGCAAAGAACGAAGTGATCATTCCCGCGTCGGCTCCCTTGCAGGAACAACTGGAAACCGTCGAGCGCGGCATCCTCCATAGAGCGCTTGAGGAAGCGAAGGGCAATAAATCGAAAACCGCGAAACAACTCCAGATTTCTTTGCGCACTTTATACTATAAATTGGAAAAATTCGGACTACTATAA
- the yqiS gene encoding phosphate butyryltransferase has protein sequence MIDMTTLQRIVDEIDLQDEHAVAVAAAADHAVLEAISLALDQNLASFHLYDDESTLKQLIADDFPHLKGHPKLAFHHVNGAQQAAKEAVRAVFMNDASVLMKGHIPTATLMKAALNADYGLRTGSVLSHVAAFEVEGYDRLIFVTDAGMNLEPSLQEKAQIIRNAVQVARANGVELPIVAALAAVEVVNPAMQATLDAAALAAMNKRGQITDCIVDGPLALDNAISVEAAKHKRIEGDTAGHADILLVPNIEAGNILYKSLVYFSKAKVGGIIAGAKAPIVLTSRADSAESKLFSLALALRSATL, from the coding sequence GTGATAGATATGACCACTTTGCAACGCATCGTCGATGAAATCGACTTACAGGATGAGCACGCTGTTGCCGTGGCAGCCGCTGCGGACCACGCAGTTTTGGAAGCCATTTCATTGGCGCTCGATCAAAATCTGGCAAGCTTTCATCTATACGATGACGAATCCACTTTAAAGCAATTAATTGCGGATGACTTTCCACATTTAAAAGGACATCCGAAACTGGCCTTTCATCATGTGAACGGAGCTCAGCAAGCGGCAAAAGAAGCGGTGCGGGCCGTCTTCATGAATGACGCCAGCGTATTGATGAAAGGGCATATCCCGACTGCAACACTGATGAAGGCCGCGCTCAATGCCGATTACGGCCTTCGCACCGGATCGGTATTGTCACATGTAGCGGCTTTCGAGGTCGAAGGCTATGACAGGCTCATTTTCGTAACCGATGCCGGCATGAACCTCGAACCGTCGCTTCAGGAAAAAGCGCAGATCATCCGCAATGCGGTCCAGGTGGCGCGGGCGAATGGTGTCGAACTGCCGATCGTGGCTGCGCTCGCGGCGGTGGAAGTCGTCAATCCTGCCATGCAGGCGACTCTGGATGCCGCCGCGCTGGCCGCCATGAACAAACGCGGGCAGATTACCGATTGCATCGTCGATGGGCCGCTCGCCCTGGACAACGCCATCTCCGTGGAAGCGGCAAAGCATAAACGCATCGAAGGGGACACAGCGGGGCATGCAGACATCCTGTTGGTGCCAAACATCGAAGCAGGAAATATCCTCTATAAATCACTTGTCTATTTTTCGAAAGCCAAAGTCGGCGGCATCATTGCAGGCGCAAAAGCGCCGATCGTCTTGACATCGCGCGCCGACAGTGCAGAAAGCAAATTATTCTCTCTCGCTTTAGCATTGCGCTCAGCGACTCTATAA
- a CDS encoding Leu/Phe/Val dehydrogenase has translation MEIFKKMEEHDYEQLVFCQDKNSGLKAIICIHDTTLGPALGGTRMWNYETEEEAIEDAIRLGRGMTYKNAAAGLNLGGGKTVIIGDPLKDKNEEMFRAFGRFIQGLNGRYITAEDVGTTVADMDMIHEETDFVTGISPAFGSSGNPSPVTAYGAYIGMKAAAMEAYGDDSLEGKTVAVQGVGNVAYPLCEYLHKEGAKLIVTDINKEAVQRAVEAFGATAVEPNEIYSQDADIFAPCAMGAIINDETIPQLKVKVVAGSANNQLKEERHGDELEARGIVYAPDFVINSGGVINVADELYGYNNERAMKRVETIYDSITRIFEIAKRDGIPSYIAAERMAEERIERVRNSRSQFLRSGHGHDILSRR, from the coding sequence ATGGAAATTTTCAAAAAAATGGAAGAACACGACTACGAGCAATTGGTATTTTGCCAGGACAAAAACTCAGGGCTGAAAGCCATCATCTGCATCCACGATACGACTCTTGGGCCGGCTCTTGGCGGCACACGCATGTGGAACTATGAGACTGAAGAAGAGGCGATTGAAGACGCGATCCGCCTAGGGCGCGGCATGACGTACAAAAACGCAGCTGCGGGGCTTAACCTCGGCGGCGGCAAGACCGTCATCATCGGCGATCCGCTGAAAGACAAAAATGAAGAAATGTTCCGCGCTTTCGGCCGTTTCATCCAAGGCTTGAACGGCCGTTACATCACGGCTGAAGATGTGGGGACGACTGTCGCCGATATGGACATGATCCACGAAGAAACGGATTTCGTTACAGGCATCTCGCCGGCATTCGGTTCATCCGGCAATCCGTCCCCTGTCACTGCGTACGGCGCATACATCGGCATGAAAGCTGCTGCGATGGAAGCTTACGGCGACGATTCACTTGAAGGCAAAACAGTGGCAGTGCAAGGCGTCGGTAACGTCGCGTATCCACTATGTGAGTACTTGCACAAGGAAGGCGCGAAATTGATCGTCACAGACATCAATAAAGAAGCGGTTCAGCGTGCAGTGGAGGCATTCGGCGCAACTGCAGTCGAGCCTAACGAAATCTATTCGCAGGATGCGGATATCTTTGCGCCATGTGCTATGGGAGCGATCATCAACGATGAGACGATTCCTCAATTGAAAGTCAAAGTAGTTGCAGGCTCTGCCAACAACCAGTTGAAAGAAGAACGCCACGGCGATGAACTCGAAGCACGCGGCATCGTTTACGCACCGGATTTCGTCATCAACTCAGGCGGCGTCATCAACGTAGCGGATGAGCTTTACGGCTACAACAACGAACGCGCCATGAAACGCGTTGAAACGATCTACGACAGCATCACGCGCATCTTCGAAATCGCTAAACGCGACGGGATCCCGAGCTATATCGCTGCTGAGCGCATGGCTGAAGAGCGTATCGAACGCGTCCGTAATTCCAGAAGCCAATTCCTGCGCAGCGGCCACGGCCACGATATCTTGAGCAGACGCTAA
- the buk gene encoding butyrate kinase: MQKQLNRILVINPGSTSTKIGVFDNDVQILEKTIRHSTEELADFPAIIDQFQFRKQNILEALDEEGMNVSKLSAVCGRGGLLRPIEGGTYAVNEAMLEDLREGYSGQHASNLGGIIAHEIAEGLNIPAFIVDPVVVDELAPIARVSGFSLIERKSIFHALNQKAVARRYAKETGRAYQDLRLIVTHMGGGITVGVHEGGKVVDVNNGLHGDGPFSPERAGTVPAGDLVELCFSGQYYRHEIMKKLVGQGGLVGYLGTNDAVTVEKRIQKGDKEAALIYEAMAYQVAKEIGSASAVLKGQVDAIILTGGLAYGKEFVKSISDRISWIADVVIHPGENELQALAEGASRVLDGEEQARIYPNG, from the coding sequence GTGCAAAAACAGCTGAATCGAATTCTGGTCATTAACCCCGGCTCAACTTCGACAAAGATCGGCGTTTTTGACAACGATGTCCAGATCCTTGAAAAAACAATCCGCCACTCAACAGAAGAGCTGGCGGATTTCCCTGCCATTATTGACCAGTTCCAATTCAGGAAACAAAACATATTGGAAGCGCTGGATGAAGAAGGCATGAACGTCTCGAAACTTTCTGCCGTATGCGGAAGGGGCGGCTTGTTGCGGCCGATCGAAGGCGGCACTTACGCTGTCAATGAAGCGATGCTGGAGGATTTACGCGAAGGCTATTCGGGCCAGCACGCTTCCAACCTCGGCGGCATCATCGCCCATGAAATTGCCGAAGGATTGAACATCCCGGCATTTATTGTCGATCCGGTGGTGGTTGATGAATTAGCGCCTATTGCACGTGTTTCCGGCTTTTCATTAATTGAACGCAAATCGATTTTCCATGCCCTCAACCAAAAAGCGGTCGCAAGACGCTATGCCAAAGAGACAGGGCGGGCATACCAGGACCTGCGCCTCATCGTTACACATATGGGCGGAGGCATCACGGTCGGCGTGCATGAAGGCGGCAAAGTCGTCGACGTCAATAATGGCTTGCACGGCGATGGCCCTTTCAGCCCGGAGCGGGCAGGCACCGTGCCGGCGGGTGATTTGGTCGAACTGTGCTTTTCCGGACAATATTATCGTCATGAGATCATGAAAAAGCTCGTCGGGCAAGGCGGGTTGGTCGGTTATCTCGGCACGAACGACGCAGTGACGGTCGAAAAACGCATCCAAAAAGGCGATAAGGAAGCCGCCTTGATTTACGAGGCGATGGCTTATCAAGTCGCCAAGGAAATCGGTTCTGCAAGTGCCGTATTGAAAGGGCAGGTCGATGCCATCATCCTGACCGGCGGCTTGGCTTATGGAAAAGAGTTCGTCAAATCGATTTCTGACCGAATTTCATGGATTGCCGACGTGGTGATTCACCCCGGCGAAAACGAATTGCAAGCGCTCGCAGAAGGCGCCAGCCGGGTACTCGACGGCGAAGAACAAGCTCGAATCTATCCAAACGGTTAA
- the lpdA gene encoding dihydrolipoyl dehydrogenase: MAQNYDVVILGGGTGGYVAAIRSAQLGLKTAIVEKGNLGGTCLHKGCIPSKALLRSAEVYATTKNHAADFGVNTGEVSLDFSRVQQRKQGIVDQLHAGVQGLMKKGKIDVYEGIGRILGPSIFSPSPGTISVEMNNGEENEMLIPNNVIIATGSRPRTLPGLEIDGEFVMSSDEALAMSELPKSILIVGGGVIGIEWASMLNDFGVDVTVLEYADRIIPTEDKDISKEMQKLLKKKGINFATSAKVLPETVEKGDGQVSIQAEINGSNESFTADKMLVSVGRQANVENIGIENTDILVENGFIQVKNTFQTKESHIYAIGDVIGGLQLAHVASHEGITAVEHIKGNAPHAIDYDLVSRCIYSNPEAASVGITEDQAKEQGYDVKTGKFSFKAIGKALVYGESDGFVKIIADKETNDILGVHMIGPHVTDMISEAGLAMVLDATPWEIADTIHPHPTLSEVMGEAALAVDGKAIHS; encoded by the coding sequence ATGGCTCAAAATTACGATGTCGTCATTCTAGGCGGCGGTACGGGCGGCTATGTAGCGGCAATCCGCTCAGCCCAGCTCGGCCTCAAAACTGCGATTGTCGAAAAAGGCAATCTGGGCGGCACATGCCTGCATAAAGGCTGTATCCCGAGTAAAGCATTGCTCCGCAGTGCGGAAGTTTATGCGACGACGAAAAACCATGCGGCTGATTTCGGCGTCAATACCGGGGAAGTTTCACTCGATTTCTCTCGCGTCCAACAGCGCAAACAAGGGATCGTCGACCAGCTTCATGCCGGTGTCCAAGGCTTGATGAAAAAAGGTAAGATCGATGTCTATGAAGGCATCGGCCGCATTCTCGGCCCATCGATCTTCTCGCCGAGCCCTGGAACCATCTCCGTCGAGATGAACAACGGAGAAGAAAATGAAATGCTCATCCCGAACAATGTCATCATCGCAACCGGATCACGCCCGCGGACATTGCCAGGTCTTGAGATCGACGGGGAATTCGTCATGAGCTCAGATGAAGCACTTGCCATGAGCGAATTGCCGAAATCCATTTTGATCGTCGGAGGCGGTGTCATCGGAATCGAATGGGCATCGATGCTCAACGATTTCGGCGTTGACGTGACGGTTCTCGAATATGCGGACCGCATCATCCCGACCGAAGATAAAGACATTTCAAAGGAAATGCAGAAATTATTGAAGAAAAAAGGGATAAACTTCGCCACAAGTGCCAAAGTCTTGCCGGAAACAGTCGAAAAAGGCGATGGCCAAGTGTCGATCCAGGCAGAAATCAACGGCAGCAATGAATCATTCACTGCCGATAAAATGCTGGTCTCGGTCGGACGCCAAGCGAATGTGGAGAATATCGGGATCGAAAACACGGACATCCTTGTTGAGAATGGTTTCATCCAAGTGAAGAACACATTCCAGACGAAAGAATCCCATATTTACGCAATCGGTGACGTCATCGGCGGCCTGCAGCTTGCACACGTCGCGTCACATGAAGGCATCACGGCTGTCGAGCATATTAAAGGCAATGCACCGCACGCCATCGATTACGATTTGGTCTCCCGTTGCATCTACTCGAATCCGGAAGCGGCAAGTGTCGGCATTACGGAAGACCAGGCGAAAGAGCAAGGCTATGATGTGAAAACCGGGAAATTCTCATTCAAGGCAATTGGCAAAGCGCTGGTCTACGGGGAATCGGATGGTTTCGTCAAGATCATTGCGGATAAAGAAACGAATGATATCCTCGGCGTGCACATGATCGGGCCGCATGTCACGGACATGATCTCGGAAGCCGGGCTTGCGATGGTACTTGACGCAACGCCATGGGAAATTGCAGATACGATCCACCCGCACCCGACGCTTTCAGAGGTCATGGGCGAAGCAGCTTTAGCCGTAGACGGCAAAGCGATCCATAGTTAA
- a CDS encoding thiamine pyrophosphate-dependent dehydrogenase E1 component subunit alpha, which produces MATKHEEVGLTNEDVLKIYETMLTARRVDERMWLLNRAGKIPFVISCQGQEAAQVGAAYALDNTKDYVAPYYRDLGVVLHFGMTPKELMLSAFAKAEDPNSGGRQMPGHFGQKKNRILTGSSPVTTQLPHAVGVALAGKMKKKDFITFNTLGEGSSNQGDFHEGLNFAGVHKLPVITMVENNRYAISVPFDRQVASKSVSDRAASYGMPGVTIDGNDPIEVYKHVKEAADRARNGEGPSLIETVSERMTAHSSDDDHRQYRSADELAAQKEKDPILLFGAYLKENGIMDDALEKEINDRIMALVNEATDYAENAPYAKAEDALKYVYAEEGGNE; this is translated from the coding sequence ATGGCTACGAAACACGAAGAAGTAGGATTGACGAACGAAGATGTCTTGAAAATATATGAAACGATGTTGACGGCACGCCGCGTCGATGAACGCATGTGGCTCCTGAACCGCGCCGGTAAAATTCCTTTCGTCATTTCTTGCCAAGGGCAGGAGGCGGCACAGGTCGGGGCGGCTTATGCGCTCGATAACACGAAAGATTACGTTGCGCCGTATTACCGCGACCTTGGCGTCGTCCTCCATTTCGGGATGACACCGAAAGAATTGATGCTGTCGGCTTTTGCCAAAGCAGAAGATCCGAACTCAGGCGGCCGCCAGATGCCCGGGCATTTCGGCCAGAAGAAAAACCGCATCCTGACAGGTTCTTCTCCTGTAACGACACAGCTCCCTCACGCAGTGGGCGTCGCGCTTGCAGGGAAAATGAAGAAGAAGGATTTTATCACATTCAACACGCTCGGTGAAGGATCTTCCAACCAAGGCGATTTCCATGAAGGCTTGAACTTTGCAGGTGTCCATAAATTGCCGGTCATCACGATGGTCGAAAACAACCGCTATGCGATTTCCGTGCCATTCGACCGCCAAGTGGCGAGCAAGAGCGTTTCAGACCGCGCGGCAAGCTACGGCATGCCAGGCGTGACGATTGACGGAAACGACCCGATCGAAGTTTACAAGCACGTGAAAGAAGCGGCAGACCGCGCACGCAATGGCGAAGGCCCGAGCCTGATCGAGACGGTCTCGGAACGCATGACGGCCCACTCATCAGACGATGACCACCGCCAATACCGTTCTGCGGATGAGCTTGCGGCACAGAAAGAAAAAGACCCGATCCTGTTGTTCGGTGCTTATTTGAAAGAAAATGGCATCATGGATGATGCACTCGAAAAAGAAATCAACGACCGCATCATGGCTCTTGTCAACGAAGCGACGGATTATGCAGAAAATGCACCGTATGCAAAAGCGGAAGATGCATTGAAATATGTCTATGCAGAAGAAGGAGGAAACGAATAA
- a CDS encoding alpha-ketoacid dehydrogenase subunit beta, with product MAVMSYIDAITLAMKEEMARDENVFVLGEDVGKKGGVFKATQGLYDEFGEDRVVDTPLAESAIAGVGIGAAMYGLRPIAEFQFADFIMPAVNQIISEASRIRYRSNNDWSCPIVFRAPFGGGVHGALYHSQSVEAVFANQPGLKIVIPSNPYDAKGLLKAAIRDEDPVMFFEHKRAYRLIKGEVPEDDYTIEIGKADVKREGEDITVITYGLAVNFALQAAERLAEDGYSAHILDLRTIYPLDKEAIIEAAKKTGKVLLVTEDNKEGSIIGEVAAIIAENCLFDLDAPIKRLAGPDVPAMPYAPTMEKFFMINPDKVEKAMRELAEF from the coding sequence ATGGCGGTTATGAGTTATATCGATGCCATCACGCTGGCCATGAAAGAAGAAATGGCGCGTGACGAAAACGTTTTCGTACTTGGGGAAGATGTCGGTAAGAAAGGCGGCGTCTTCAAAGCGACTCAAGGGCTCTACGACGAATTCGGCGAAGACCGCGTAGTCGACACGCCACTCGCTGAATCAGCCATTGCCGGAGTCGGGATCGGCGCGGCCATGTACGGCCTGCGCCCGATCGCTGAATTCCAGTTCGCAGATTTCATCATGCCGGCAGTCAACCAGATCATTTCGGAAGCTTCCCGCATCCGTTACCGTTCGAACAATGATTGGTCCTGCCCGATTGTCTTCCGTGCGCCTTTCGGCGGGGGCGTCCACGGCGCATTGTACCACTCTCAGTCGGTTGAGGCGGTATTCGCAAACCAGCCTGGATTGAAAATCGTCATCCCGTCCAACCCGTATGACGCTAAAGGGCTTTTGAAAGCCGCGATCCGCGATGAAGACCCGGTCATGTTCTTTGAACACAAACGTGCTTACCGCCTGATCAAAGGCGAAGTGCCGGAAGACGATTACACAATCGAAATCGGGAAGGCCGACGTCAAGCGTGAAGGGGAAGACATCACGGTCATCACTTACGGCCTGGCTGTCAACTTCGCGTTGCAAGCAGCCGAACGCCTGGCAGAAGACGGCTATTCAGCGCATATCCTCGATTTGCGCACGATCTATCCGCTGGACAAAGAGGCCATCATCGAAGCGGCGAAAAAGACTGGTAAAGTCCTCCTGGTCACTGAAGACAATAAAGAAGGAAGCATCATCGGCGAAGTGGCAGCGATCATTGCAGAAAACTGCCTATTCGACCTTGACGCACCGATCAAGCGCCTCGCTGGGCCGGACGTCCCGGCGATGCCATACGCACCGACCATGGAAAAATTCTTCATGATCAACCCGGACAAAGTAGAAAAAGCCATGAGAGAACTAGCCGAGTTTTAA